Part of the Terrisporobacter glycolicus ATCC 14880 = DSM 1288 genome is shown below.
ATTTTATTCAAATTCTCATTATTTAAAAAGAAAAGGAGTGTAAATACACTCCTCTCCCTTTATTATTCAGCAACTTGTACTGGATATATACTTACTTTTTTTCTTTTTTTGTCTTTTCTTTCGAATTTAACAGTACCGTCTATTAATGCGAATAAAGTGTCATCTCCACCTTTACCTACATTAGTTCCTGGATGTATTTTAGTACCTCTTTGTCTTACTATTATACTACCAGCAGTAACTATTTGTCCGTCATATCTTTTTACACCTAATCTTTTAGCTATAGAATCTCTACCGTTTTTAGATGATCCTACCCCTTTTTTAGATGCTAATAATTGTAAGTTCATGTTTAACATTTGGAGTCACCCCCTACTTTTTTAAGATTTTTATATTGTTTCGATAATCCTTTTGGATTGATTTCATTGTTAACTCAAAATGTTCTAGTAATAAATCAGTTTTTTCATTTAAACTTTCTTCGTGAACTAGACATTCAATAAAACCTTCTTGGCCTATTACAG
Proteins encoded:
- the rpmA gene encoding 50S ribosomal protein L27; its protein translation is MLNMNLQLLASKKGVGSSKNGRDSIAKRLGVKRYDGQIVTAGSIIVRQRGTKIHPGTNVGKGGDDTLFALIDGTVKFERKDKKRKKVSIYPVQVAE